One Malaclemys terrapin pileata isolate rMalTer1 chromosome 9, rMalTer1.hap1, whole genome shotgun sequence DNA window includes the following coding sequences:
- the NEXMIF gene encoding neurite extension and migration factor → MDDQQDKDCASEDHETILINGVKENESHDPDSDEKPCTAADAAVTFSALAIAQKENQVCHRVLPPLTSKKPCLLSPPSPLRLTDVPEHTSDDSSAHAISLTSCVTKGMSSWSLPGDCEKAPFTIMEPGGMSALTGDCLMQPSRTCLGCFIESKDGIDAEPGISLKVGDINRDYDTCSVSDIGIHCMSTGETMRYGDQLLSDQLLSFPMHKSRAADKRDAEKSDSDSEDPTQKNYYEGLLSDKCNGEEPLLTNPNQEWGYFESFISESKIELLDLCSKNELSVNLFSEEDVDNYMFDDDDSTLGSDVCSLKIRYESFQDNVREKTNALQEDAQFNFFPSVFGNCTKRDSKSTLKRGAGGGADPSQFKSEEGIIWGEEEEDGEEEDGEEEEEEKAALNKTCNSTEVVQYIGSKRSHFLDSVNSTEDSGEFSDDSTCTESSDDVLRDIKDCSRYLSREHSNSFIQQNYGLRAKRKVRYSDDYLYDVDSIESEKILDKKEWLPDGPKEEDDDEWCPKKRRKVSRKEPPVIIKYIIINRFKGEKHMLVKLSKVDANETTVTLSEELLSKYEKLAPLKGFWQERQQSRMDYLRSSLYHKQNFYLNGSDVSFLPHPRKRKCKLANRHRIQRIKAIEQSVNKPGSCSSDQKQPCSSKEDAGLKGMQTLAIATPSCANGLHLNDITGIASVKYKSQDREYKGTERKVLRRIKFKSEARLKCKKIKAATNMGEISPALENQDTAASLKDENIPCASDSSHISECHEDKVAKNSTFLPATCSPDKPLPPANITTNVPLIPGGYLQTLLDASDLSSNTGISYFTQHPPEQQHSLPSIVQAEKQFSALPTAQSCVLSPPSESELQQSPGHLEIEQSNFNSMWPTNKAASSNHQEFASDMREASALSNEFGGSAGADNLPASGYSQVNLNSSKLLYQKKYVPDNQQGQSDDSYQSCHFNNGEGRFHFQRGTLSTDDGRLISFDSVGSLSVSSSNYSSLSLKSCEKDGEDDINDDFLAHCSPKLVIQQSIDEITPLKESTDLLDISNFTPDKFRQSSLSEMSPPDTPNLSPQITVSDTKSLGNLKGFQETTQTVLSNTDKVKWNCGVLQTQDQADNGFTLNNHQFQFHMFNDEDSVSLLEKSPCLSTFNEPSGQISTNSKVSKSKRKSSSSKNVGTNQSSPQKNTRKKSPKTNKGTDKPQSKNSRQTPKSTRKGKNAAGVNGEKAQAVGSRTVNQLNNTASTTKALAECIQHRSPTSVKIGKHNGLSGEWSLRKDNSTGWSETSIANTNNLLDDDQREFEEPSNILSNIASGMADVQRFMMASIEPLWGPVGHNSVPDIFRSPESNSLKLKTLKILAGTSQESKKKGNGNSPGTAKNHKSSNKGSSKNNGKATTCDPSRPNCSTGYNLDIHSPFFDKSYSNLSTLGNNGPTHKKLYRHKSSSKSLRDENCKVKRTDREQNHKDPSVTASFEKLRESDYILLKAETTFLVLPVFEEETPFSRKTFDVWFFWFLFVSFKICLVVC, encoded by the exons ATGGATGACCAACAAGATAAGGATTGTGCCTCAGAAGACCATGAAACTATCCTGATTAATGGGGTGAAAGAAAATG AATCACATGACCCAGACAGTGATGAGAAGCCTTGCACTGCTGCAGATGCTGCGGTTACATTTTCAGCCTTGGCAATAGCTCAGAAGGAAAATCAAGTGTGCCACCGAGTGCTGCCTCCTCTGACTTCAAAGAAGCCCTGTTTGTTgagccctccttctcctctgagaCTCACTGATGTACCTGAGCACACTTCAGATGACTCGTCCGCACACGCTATTTCTCTTACATCTTGTGTTACAAAGGGCATGAGCTCCTGGTCTCTGCCAGGCGATTGTGAGAAGGCTCCATTCACAATTATGGAGCCCGGAGGCATGTCAGCTCTGACTGGTGACTGCTTGATGCAGCCAAGCCGGACCTGTCTAGGCTGCTTTATTGAATCAAAGGACGGCATTGATGCAGAGCCGGGAATAAGCTTGAAAGTGGGTGATATAAATAGGGATTATGACACCTGTTCAGTCTCTGATATAGGGATTCACTGCATGAGCACAGGAGAAACCATGAGATATGGGGATCAACTGCTTTCAGACCAGCTTTTAAGCTTCCCTATGCATAAATCGAGGGCAGCAGACAAAAGAGATGCAGAGAAATCTGACAGTGATTCAGAGGACCCCACTCAGAAAAATTATTACGAGGGATTACTATCAGACAAATGCAATGGTGAGGAACCTTTGCTAACAAATCCCAACCAGGAGTGGGGCTATTTCGAATCTTTCATTAGTGAAAGTAAAATTGAGCTGCTTGACCTTTGCTCCAAAAATGAGCTCTCTGTAAACCTGTTTTCTGAGGAAGACGTGGATAATTACatgtttgatgatgatgattcaaCCTTGGGAAGTGACGTCTGCTCCTTAAAGATTAGATATGAATCTTTCCAAGACAACGTGAGGGAGAAGACCAACGCCCTGCAAGAGGATGCCCAGTTCAACTTCTTTCCCAGCGTGTTTGGCAACTGCACTAAAAGGGACAGCAAGAGCACCCTGAAGAGGGGGGCTGGTGGTGGTGCTGACCCTTCCCAATTCAAATCCGAAGAGGGCATcatttggggggaggaagaggaggacggagaggaggaggacggagaggaggaggaggaggagaaagctgCCTTAAATAAAACTTGCAACAGTACAGAGGTGGTGCAATATATAGGCTCTAAAAGGAGCCACTTCTTGGACTCTGTTAATTCCACAGAGGACTCTGGGGAGTTCAGCGATGACAGCACCTGCACGGAGTCCTCGGATGACGTGCTGCGGGATATAAAGGACTGTAGCAGGTACCTGTCCAGGGAACATTCCAATTCCTTCATTCAGCAGAACTATGGGCTGCGGGCAAAGAGGAAAGTGCGATACAGCGATGATTATTTGTACGATGTGGATTCCATTGAGAGTGAGAAGATTCTGGATAAGAAAGAGTGGCTCCCGGACGGACCCAAAGAGGAAGATGACGATGAATGGTGCCCAAAGAAAAGGCGAAAAGTCTCTCGCAAGGAGCCCCCAGTTATCATCAAGTACATCATCATCAACAGATTTAAAGGGGAGAAGCATATGCTGGTGAAGCTCAGTAAAGTCGATGCCAATGAGACAACTGTTACCCTAAGTGAGGAACTGCTCAGCAAGTATGAAAAACTGGCCCCACTGAAGGGCTTCTGGcaagagaggcagcagagccgCATGGATTATCTTAGATCATCTCTCTATCACAAACAGAATTTCTATCTTAATGGCTCGGATGTCTCATTCCTCCCTCACCCAAGAAAGCGAAAATGCAAACTAGCAAACAGGCACAGGATTCAAAGAATTAAAGCCATTGAGCAATCAGTGAACAAACCGGGCTCCTGTTCCTCTGATCAGAAGCAGCCTTGCAGCAGTAAAGAGGATGCAGGCCTGAAAGGGATGCAGACATTAGCCATCGCTACCCCCAGCTGTGCAAACGGATTACATTTAAATGACATCACAGGCATTGCCTCAGTGAAGTACAAATCACAGGACAGGGAATATAAGGGGACAGAGAGGAAAGTGCTACGCCGAATCAAATTCAAAAGTGAAGCCAGGTTGAAATGCAAGAAAATCAAAGCTGCCACAAATATGGGAGAAATCTCCCCCGCCTTGGAAAATCAGGACACAGCAGCTAGTTTGAAGGATGAAAATATTCCTTGTGCTTCAGACAGCTCCCATATTTCTGAGTGCCATGAGGATAAGGTTGCTAAAAATTCTACTTTCCTGCCAGCCACTTGCTCTCCGGACAAGCCTCTACCACCTGCTAATATCACCACCAATGTACCCCTGATCCCCGGTGGGTATCTGCAGACATTGTTAGACGCTTCTGATTTGTCAAGTAACACTGGTATCTCATACTTCACCCAGCATCCCCCTGAACAGCAGCATTCCCTCCCAAGCATTGTTCAGGCAGAAAAGCAGTTCTCTGCTCTGCCGACAGCCCAGAGTTGTGTGCTGTCCCCGCCTTCTGAATCTGAACTGCAGCAGTCACCTGGCCACTTAGAAATCGAGCAGAGCAACTTCAATAGTATGTGGCCAACAAACAAGGCTGCCAGCAGCAACCATCAGGAATTTGCAAGTGACATGAGGGAGGCTTCTGCATTATCAAATGAGTTTGGTGGCTCAGCAGGAGCAGACAACCTCCCAGCCTCTGGATACAGTCAAGTAAATCTGAATAGCAGCAAATTGCTATACCAAAAAAAATATGTGCCGGATAACCAACAAGGGCAGTCTGATGATTCTTATCAGTCATGTCATTTTAATAATGGAGAGGGGCGCTTTCATTTCCAACGAGGTACACTAAGTACAGATGATGGCAGACTCATTAGTTTTGATTCAGTGGGCTCATTGTCAGTTAGTTCGAGCAATTACAGTTCTTTAAGTCTAAAGTCTTGTGAAAAGGATGGCGAAGATGATATTAATGATGATTTCTTGGCCCACTGCAGTCCCAAGCTAGTGATCCAACAAAGCATAGATGAAATAACCCCTTTGAAAGAGTCTACGGACCTTTTAGACATCTCCAACTTCACACCTGATAAGTTCCGTCAGTCCTCGCTTTCGGAAATGTCTCCTCCCGACACCCCCAACCTTTCCCCTCAGATAACCGTGTCAGATACCAAATCGCTAGGCAATCTGAAAGGTTTTCAGGAGACCACTCAGACTGTGCTAAGCAATACTGATAAGGTCAAGTGGAACTGTGGGGTTCTCCAGACCCAAGATCAGGCAGATAATGGGTTTACTTTAAATAATCATCAGTTTCAGTTCCATATGTTCAATGATGAAGATTCTGTTAGCCTCCTTGAAAAAAGTCCATGCTTGTCAACATTTAATGAGCCATCTGGTCAAATTAGCACCAATAGCAAAGTGTCAAAATCTAAGAGGAAAAGTTCATCCAGCAAGAATGTAGGTACAAACCAAAGTTCTCCCCAGAAAAACACTAGGAAAAAATCTCCGAAAACTAACAAAGGAACTGATAAACCACAAAGTAAGAATTCCAGGCAGACTCCCAAGTCAACAAGGAAAGGGAAAAATGCAGCTGGAGTCAATGGTGAAAAGGCTCAAGCAGTTGGCAGCAGGACAGTCAATCAGTTAAATAATACAGCCTCAACAACAAAGGCACTAGCTGAATGCATTCAGCACCGCAGCCCAACCTCTGTAAAGATAGGGAAGCATAATGGACTATCTGGTGAATGGTCACTAAGAAAAGACAATAGTACAGGCTGGTCCGAAACTAGCATAGCAAACACTAACAACCTCCTTGATGATGATCAAAGGGAATTTGAGGAACCTTCCAATATTTTATCTAACATTGCATCTGGAATGGCAGATGTTCAGAGATTTATGATGGCCTCAATCGAACCTTTATGGGGGCCTGTAGGCCACAACAGCGTCCCAGATATATTCCGGTCGCCTGAATCTAACAGCCTGAAATTGAAAACTCTTAAAATTTTGGCAGGGACATCACAAGAGTCCAAGAAAAAGGGAAATGGTAATTCCCCGGGAACTGCGAAGAATCACAAGTCAAGCAACAAGGGCTCAAGCAAAAATAATGGCAAAGCCACAACTTGTGATCCCAGTCGCCCCAACTGTTCAACTGGGTACAATCTAGACATTCACTCTCCCTTTTTTGATAAAAGCTATAGTAACCTGAGCACTTTAGGCAATAATGGACCTACCCATAAAAAGCTGTACCGTCATAAATCAAGTTCTAAATCACTGAGGGATGAGAACTGTAAAGTAAAGCGAACAGACCGTGAACAGAACCATAAGGACCCATCTGTGACAGCTTCTTTTGAAAAACTGAG ggaaTCAGACTACATTCTTCTTAAAGCAGAAACAACATTTTTGGTTTTACCTGTGTTTGAAGAAGAGACTCCTTTTTCTAGAAAGACGtttgatgtttggtttttttggtttttgtttgtttctttcaaaatatgccttgtggtaTGTTGA